In the genome of Hymenobacter cellulosivorans, one region contains:
- a CDS encoding DNA topoisomerase IV subunit B, with protein MADEELPIAAIPDHGYTEDSIRSLDWREHIRLRPGMYIGKLGDGSAYDDGIYVLVKEVIDNSIDEHVMGHGRTIDIKISDSRVQVRDYGRGIPLGKVVDVVSKINTGGKYDSKVFQKSVGLNGVGTKAVNALSNYFLVQSVREGQMKAAEFERGILKQDPKPVKTSQRNGTLMVFQPDDTIFKNYRFIPEYLENQIWNYVYLNAGLTINFNGQKYYSENGLLDLLSRKADAETVRYPIIHLKGPDIEVAMTHGNDYGEEYYSFVNGQYTTQGGTHLAAFREAVVKTVREHYKKEYDAADIRASIVAAISVRVQEPVFESQTKTKLGSINMGEDGPTVRGYILDFLKEHLDNYLHKNPAVAEALKKRIEQSERERKDMAGVKKLANQRAKKANLHNRKLRDCRFHLGEGKQESEALTTLFITEGDSASGSITKSRNVETEAVFSLRGKPLNCFGLKKKIVYENEELNLLQHALNIEEGIEGLRYNRVVIATDADVDGMHIRLLLLTFFLQFFPDLVRNGHVFILETPLFRVRNKKTTIYCYNEQEKQEAMRKLGRNPEITRFKGLGEISPDEFGKFIGDNIKLEPVILQSDRSIQQVLTYYMGKNTPARQEFIIDNLRLEKDLVTSDVLPVSEVAEEDLAFA; from the coding sequence ATGGCTGACGAAGAACTACCCATCGCTGCAATTCCCGACCACGGCTACACCGAGGACAGCATCCGCTCTCTGGACTGGCGCGAGCATATCCGGCTGCGGCCCGGCATGTACATCGGTAAGCTCGGCGACGGTTCCGCTTACGACGATGGCATCTATGTGTTGGTGAAAGAAGTTATCGACAACTCCATCGACGAGCACGTGATGGGCCACGGCCGCACTATCGACATCAAGATTTCCGACAGCCGGGTGCAGGTGCGCGACTACGGCCGGGGAATTCCGCTGGGCAAGGTGGTGGATGTAGTCAGTAAGATTAATACGGGCGGCAAATACGACTCGAAAGTCTTCCAGAAGTCTGTAGGCTTAAACGGGGTCGGTACCAAGGCGGTTAACGCCCTGAGCAACTACTTCCTGGTGCAGAGCGTGCGCGAGGGCCAGATGAAGGCCGCCGAGTTTGAGCGCGGCATCCTCAAGCAGGACCCTAAGCCGGTCAAAACCAGCCAGCGCAACGGCACGCTGATGGTGTTCCAGCCCGATGACACCATCTTCAAAAACTACCGCTTCATTCCAGAGTACCTGGAAAACCAGATCTGGAACTACGTCTACCTCAACGCGGGGCTGACCATCAACTTCAACGGGCAGAAATACTACTCCGAAAACGGCCTGCTCGACTTGCTTTCCCGCAAAGCCGACGCCGAGACGGTCCGCTACCCCATCATCCACCTCAAGGGGCCCGACATTGAGGTGGCCATGACCCACGGCAACGACTACGGCGAGGAGTACTACTCCTTCGTCAACGGGCAGTATACCACTCAGGGCGGTACTCACCTGGCGGCCTTCCGCGAGGCGGTGGTCAAGACCGTGCGGGAGCACTACAAGAAGGAGTATGATGCGGCTGATATCCGGGCCAGCATCGTGGCGGCCATTTCGGTGCGGGTCCAGGAGCCCGTGTTTGAATCCCAGACCAAAACCAAGCTGGGCTCCATCAATATGGGTGAGGACGGGCCCACCGTGCGCGGCTACATCCTCGACTTCCTCAAGGAGCACCTCGACAACTACCTGCACAAGAACCCGGCCGTAGCCGAGGCCCTCAAGAAGCGCATCGAGCAGAGTGAGCGGGAGCGCAAGGACATGGCAGGCGTGAAAAAGCTGGCCAACCAGCGCGCCAAGAAAGCCAACCTGCACAACCGCAAGCTGCGCGACTGCCGCTTCCACCTGGGTGAGGGCAAGCAGGAAAGTGAGGCCCTGACCACGCTCTTCATCACCGAGGGCGACTCGGCCTCAGGCTCCATTACCAAGAGCCGCAACGTGGAAACGGAAGCCGTATTCAGCTTGCGCGGTAAGCCTCTGAACTGCTTCGGGCTCAAAAAGAAAATTGTCTACGAAAACGAGGAGCTGAATCTCTTGCAGCACGCCCTCAACATCGAGGAGGGCATCGAGGGACTGCGCTACAACCGCGTGGTTATTGCCACCGACGCCGACGTAGACGGGATGCACATCCGCCTGCTGCTGCTGACGTTCTTCCTGCAGTTCTTCCCCGACCTGGTGCGTAATGGCCACGTCTTTATTCTGGAAACTCCGCTGTTCCGGGTGCGCAACAAGAAGACCACCATTTACTGCTACAACGAGCAGGAAAAGCAGGAAGCCATGCGCAAGCTGGGCCGCAACCCCGAAATCACCCGCTTCAAGGGCCTGGGCGAAATCAGCCCCGACGAGTTCGGCAAGTTCATCGGCGACAACATCAAGCTCGAGCCCGTGATTCTGCAGTCGGACCGCTCCATTCAGCAGGTCTTGACCTACTATATGGGCAAGAACACCCCGGCCCGCCAGGAATTTATCATCGACAACCTGCGCCTGGAGAAAGACTTGGTGACCTCCGACGTGCTGCCCGTGAGCGAAGTAGCCGAGGAAGACCTGGCCTTTGCCTAA
- a CDS encoding exonuclease domain-containing protein, translating into MYAIIDLETTGGQPTQDRITEVAIFIHDGDKVVDQYSTLVNPGRPIPFFITQLTGITDDMVRDAPKFHEVARKIVELTEGCVFVAHNVRFDYSFMKKEFADLGYNYSRKTLCTVRLSRSLIPGQPSYSLGKLCQNIGIPLEGRHRAAGDAAATAILFDRLLKISQQDEALRNPTVSAADTLASVDALAPAGRSKKAAAPAASPAGVTTKQPSPRRVAAVQEAIRTALLPPNITPEKVASLPQEAGVYYFHNQQGEVIYVGKSINIYKRIQQHFAVDYKSRKSLEFKNSISDITWELTGSELVALLYESAEIKRMKPLYNRAQRRSVFPAGIFLRTDENGYKRLYYGRADDHAESHPLIALGNQYKAKGFLFHKVAKFNLCQKLCDLYKTNGSCFDYQVHRCKGACLGLEPAEEYNKRVEEAIESFTYEHGSFVIIGKGRREDEKTVVVVEHGRYLGFGYVDGEFSARKLNDFKEVITRYNDNKDVQQIIRQYLRTKHKDKVKVFK; encoded by the coding sequence TTGTACGCCATCATTGACCTTGAAACTACCGGCGGGCAGCCTACCCAGGACCGCATTACGGAAGTTGCCATATTTATTCACGACGGCGACAAAGTCGTTGATCAGTACAGTACGCTCGTAAATCCGGGCCGGCCGATCCCCTTCTTTATCACCCAGCTCACTGGCATTACCGACGACATGGTGCGCGACGCACCCAAGTTTCACGAGGTAGCCCGCAAGATTGTCGAGCTGACCGAGGGCTGCGTATTTGTGGCCCACAACGTGCGTTTCGACTACTCCTTCATGAAAAAGGAGTTTGCCGACCTGGGCTATAACTACTCGCGCAAAACCCTGTGCACCGTGCGCCTGAGCCGCTCCCTGATTCCGGGACAGCCGAGCTACAGCCTGGGCAAGCTCTGCCAGAACATCGGCATTCCGCTGGAAGGCCGGCACCGCGCCGCCGGCGACGCTGCCGCTACGGCCATCTTGTTTGACCGCCTGCTCAAAATCAGCCAGCAGGACGAGGCCCTGCGCAACCCGACCGTATCGGCCGCCGACACGCTGGCCTCGGTAGACGCCCTGGCCCCGGCGGGCCGCAGCAAGAAAGCAGCGGCTCCGGCGGCCTCTCCTGCCGGCGTTACGACCAAGCAGCCCAGCCCCCGACGCGTGGCGGCGGTGCAGGAAGCCATTCGCACGGCTTTGCTTCCGCCCAATATTACGCCCGAGAAAGTCGCGTCTTTGCCCCAGGAGGCGGGCGTGTATTACTTTCACAACCAGCAGGGCGAGGTGATCTACGTCGGCAAGAGCATCAACATCTACAAGCGGATTCAGCAGCACTTCGCCGTCGATTATAAGTCGCGCAAGTCGCTGGAGTTCAAGAACAGCATTTCCGACATCACCTGGGAGCTGACCGGCTCGGAGCTGGTGGCCCTGCTCTACGAGTCGGCGGAAATCAAGCGCATGAAGCCGCTCTACAACCGGGCCCAGCGCCGCTCGGTGTTTCCGGCCGGCATCTTTCTGCGCACCGACGAAAACGGCTACAAGCGCCTTTACTACGGCCGCGCCGACGACCACGCCGAGTCCCACCCGCTGATTGCGTTGGGCAACCAGTACAAGGCCAAGGGCTTTCTGTTTCATAAGGTGGCCAAGTTTAATTTGTGCCAGAAGCTCTGCGACCTGTACAAAACCAACGGTTCCTGCTTCGACTACCAGGTGCACCGCTGCAAGGGCGCCTGCCTGGGACTAGAGCCCGCCGAGGAGTACAACAAGCGCGTAGAGGAAGCCATAGAGAGCTTTACCTATGAGCACGGCTCCTTTGTTATTATCGGCAAGGGCCGGCGCGAGGACGAGAAAACCGTGGTAGTCGTGGAGCATGGCCGCTACCTGGGCTTCGGCTACGTGGACGGCGAGTTTTCAGCCCGCAAGCTCAACGATTTCAAGGAAGTCATTACCCGATATAACGACAACAAGGATGTGCAGCAGATCATCCGGCAATATCTGCGCACTAAGCATAAGGATAAAGTCAAGGTATTTAAATAG
- a CDS encoding App1 family protein yields the protein MAPLLDKLGDWAEKADDLILRARTRLGLLDPLQIVPYRSYGTPTRLYVKGRLLTDKGIGEPDPNDSRWHNLLNMYRRFESNEIAGAQLLVRPADESEHLVVTDDEGYFSLNLAPQALPEPIDFMWYPVDVLLQAVPPPLPLPAGLKAQAPVLIPPADAEYGIISDLDDTVIQTSATDILRMARTVLLRNARSRLPFKGVAEFYRALQLGRNGKRNNPFFYVSSSPWNLYDLLEDFLNLNQIPPGPLLLRDFAVVRKAAKDPSEHHGHKLREIDNILLTYPTLPFVLIGDSGQEDANIYREVVRRHPGRILAIYIRDVLRPDRATLVEKVSEELRGDKVEMLLVQDTVQAAEHAAQKGLIFTEAIPAVVEEKHKDETTPEEPEV from the coding sequence ATGGCTCCTCTACTCGATAAACTCGGCGACTGGGCCGAAAAAGCCGACGACCTGATCCTGCGGGCCCGTACCCGCCTCGGCCTGCTCGACCCGCTCCAGATTGTACCCTACCGCAGCTACGGCACGCCCACCCGCCTCTACGTAAAAGGCCGGTTGCTCACCGACAAGGGCATCGGCGAACCCGACCCGAACGACTCGCGCTGGCACAACCTGCTGAATATGTACCGGCGGTTTGAGAGCAACGAAATTGCCGGTGCCCAACTGCTAGTGCGCCCCGCCGATGAGTCGGAGCACCTGGTCGTGACCGACGACGAGGGCTATTTTTCCCTGAACCTGGCGCCTCAGGCCCTACCCGAGCCCATCGACTTCATGTGGTACCCGGTCGACGTGCTGCTACAGGCCGTGCCTCCGCCCCTGCCGCTGCCGGCCGGGCTCAAGGCACAGGCGCCGGTCCTGATTCCGCCGGCCGACGCCGAGTACGGCATCATCAGCGACCTGGACGACACGGTGATTCAGACCTCGGCTACGGACATTCTGCGTATGGCCCGCACGGTGCTGCTGCGCAATGCCCGCTCCCGCCTGCCTTTCAAGGGCGTGGCTGAGTTTTATCGGGCTCTGCAGCTGGGTCGCAATGGCAAGCGCAACAACCCATTTTTCTACGTCAGCAGCAGCCCCTGGAACCTCTATGACCTGCTGGAAGACTTTCTGAACCTGAACCAGATTCCGCCCGGTCCGCTGTTGCTGCGCGACTTCGCCGTGGTGCGTAAGGCCGCCAAGGACCCTTCGGAGCACCACGGGCACAAGCTGCGCGAAATCGACAACATCCTACTCACCTACCCCACCCTGCCTTTCGTGCTCATCGGGGATAGCGGGCAGGAAGACGCCAACATTTACCGCGAAGTCGTGCGCCGCCACCCCGGCCGCATCCTGGCCATCTACATCCGCGACGTGCTCCGCCCCGACCGCGCCACGCTGGTCGAGAAGGTATCAGAAGAGCTGCGCGGCGACAAAGTAGAAATGCTACTGGTGCAGGACACGGTACAGGCCGCAGAGCACGCCGCCCAGAAAGGGTTGATTTTCACCGAGGCCATTCCGGCCGTAGTCGAGGAAAAGCACAAAGACGAAACCACGCCCGAGGAGCCTGAAGTTTAA
- a CDS encoding ferritin-like domain-containing protein, whose product MATITSETARAYNDLVEINKTAAKGYQEAAEGVSSPDLKSKFSELSQQRSQFVSQLTQQAQQIGINAQDGNTIEGVVADAAAAVHRGWINIKSAITGQDDSAILGECETGDATALAAYETALKSQEIPAQARTVIEQQHSEILSAKNWITQQKGQR is encoded by the coding sequence ATGGCAACTATCACCTCGGAAACCGCCCGCGCGTATAACGACCTCGTAGAAATCAACAAAACGGCCGCTAAAGGCTACCAAGAAGCCGCCGAAGGCGTGAGCAGCCCCGATCTGAAGTCGAAGTTCAGCGAGCTCAGCCAGCAGCGCTCCCAGTTCGTATCGCAGCTGACCCAGCAGGCTCAGCAAATCGGCATCAATGCTCAAGATGGCAACACCATTGAAGGTGTAGTCGCCGATGCCGCCGCCGCTGTACACCGCGGCTGGATCAACATCAAATCGGCCATTACGGGCCAGGACGACTCGGCCATTCTGGGCGAGTGTGAAACCGGCGACGCGACGGCCCTTGCCGCCTACGAAACGGCCCTGAAGTCGCAGGAAATTCCAGCTCAGGCCCGCACCGTAATTGAGCAGCAGCACAGCGAAATTCTGTCGGCCAAAAACTGGATTACCCAGCAGAAAGGCCAGCGCTAG
- a CDS encoding YybH family protein, whose protein sequence is MKKLLFLTTLGAFLTSCNHAPSQPGQQPQSEQTQRPDQIRRAIAQVLATQSAAWNRGDLTSFMQGYWQSDSLVFIGKSGLTYGWQPTLDNYRRSYPGAAGMGQLTFSNLRITPLDNGVAQVVGRWHLARPAAGDLSGHYLLIFRRINGQWVIVADHSS, encoded by the coding sequence ATGAAAAAGCTGCTTTTCCTTACTACCCTCGGCGCTTTCCTCACCTCCTGCAACCACGCGCCGTCGCAACCCGGTCAGCAGCCCCAGTCGGAGCAAACCCAGCGCCCGGACCAGATTCGCCGCGCCATTGCCCAGGTGCTGGCCACGCAGTCGGCGGCCTGGAACCGCGGTGACCTGACCAGCTTCATGCAGGGCTACTGGCAGTCTGATTCGTTGGTGTTTATTGGCAAGAGTGGCCTGACCTATGGCTGGCAGCCTACGCTCGACAACTACCGCCGTAGCTACCCTGGGGCGGCCGGCATGGGCCAGCTCACGTTTTCCAACCTGCGCATCACCCCCCTGGACAACGGAGTAGCTCAGGTGGTGGGCCGCTGGCATCTGGCCCGCCCCGCCGCCGGCGACCTGAGCGGCCACTACCTGCTCATTTTCCGCCGCATCAACGGCCAGTGGGTGATTGTCGCTGACCACTCTAGTTGA
- a CDS encoding AI-2E family transporter: MLPPVTQHHLPPSGHKPQPEVKQRPIVQFTFVLLAGVLLVYSLRVLDDVLLPLAFAGVFTLLLLPICRWLEAKGLGRVWAIILCLLLLIVLFAGIVLAFGSQLTQFKDEIPKLQTKTVEFFNQAQEWAHQRFGYKPMSIEEVKESTVKALKKSGGTYLGTTLNTTTNALSNLAQVLIYIFCLLLYRDHLRQFMFRFVAPDKRTVVLHTVDNIQTVVQAYISGLFKVIIIVAVLNGIGLLALGVKFAIFFAIFASVLAVIPYIGIMIGATVPAIITLVETGSPLHAAGVIGVFVFVQFLEGNFITPMITGSQVSINPLAAILALILGNELWGTPGMILSIPIMAVIKVVLDANKTTEPWGFLLGDTAEGEDSTKPDKDKNKELSWWARLLGRKPNAAN, encoded by the coding sequence ATGCTTCCTCCCGTTACCCAACACCATTTGCCGCCTTCCGGCCATAAGCCCCAGCCCGAGGTCAAGCAGCGCCCCATTGTGCAGTTTACCTTCGTGCTGCTGGCCGGGGTGCTGCTGGTGTACTCGCTCCGCGTACTCGACGACGTGCTGCTGCCCCTGGCCTTTGCCGGCGTCTTTACCTTGTTGCTGCTGCCCATCTGCCGGTGGCTCGAAGCCAAGGGCCTGGGGCGGGTCTGGGCTATTATTCTGTGTTTGCTGCTGCTAATCGTGCTTTTTGCGGGTATCGTGCTGGCCTTTGGCTCCCAACTGACCCAGTTCAAGGACGAGATTCCCAAGCTGCAGACCAAAACCGTGGAGTTCTTCAACCAGGCCCAGGAATGGGCCCACCAGCGGTTTGGCTACAAGCCCATGAGTATTGAGGAAGTCAAGGAATCGACGGTCAAGGCCCTGAAAAAGTCGGGTGGCACCTACCTGGGCACCACCCTGAACACCACCACCAATGCCCTGAGCAACTTGGCCCAGGTCCTGATTTACATTTTCTGCTTGCTGCTCTACCGGGACCATCTGCGCCAGTTCATGTTCCGCTTCGTGGCCCCTGACAAGCGCACCGTGGTGCTGCACACCGTGGACAACATCCAGACCGTGGTGCAGGCCTACATTTCGGGCTTGTTCAAGGTAATTATCATCGTGGCCGTGCTTAATGGCATCGGGCTGCTGGCGCTGGGTGTCAAGTTTGCCATCTTCTTTGCCATTTTCGCCTCGGTGCTGGCCGTTATTCCCTATATCGGCATTATGATTGGGGCCACGGTGCCAGCCATTATTACTCTGGTCGAAACCGGTTCGCCCCTGCACGCAGCCGGTGTCATTGGCGTTTTCGTGTTCGTGCAGTTCTTGGAAGGCAACTTCATTACGCCCATGATTACGGGCTCCCAGGTGAGCATCAATCCGCTGGCCGCCATTCTGGCTCTGATTCTAGGCAATGAGCTCTGGGGCACGCCCGGCATGATTCTGAGCATCCCGATTATGGCCGTTATCAAGGTGGTGCTGGACGCCAACAAAACCACCGAGCCCTGGGGCTTCCTGCTCGGCGACACGGCCGAAGGAGAAGACTCGACCAAGCCCGACAAAGACAAAAACAAAGAGCTCAGCTGGTGGGCTCGGCTGCTGGGCCGCAAACCCAATGCGGCCAACTAG
- the mtgA gene encoding monofunctional biosynthetic peptidoglycan transglycosylase, which produces MANYSQYWRQAWRIGLQVGAALFLTSIAWVLVYRWVSPPATWLMLERRAHAPVGKGYYGIREEGRRISYDFKGLDEVSPHVPLALIAAEDQLFLKHHGFDFNALQKAVKTNMQDGHKLVGGSTISQQVAKNVFLWHGRSYVRKAAEAYFTMLIELLWDKRRIMEMYLSVAEMGDCTFGVEAASQRYFHKPASQVTPAEAALLAGVLPNPLRFRASNPGPAARAKQRRVMRNMRRLGGTTYVRELIEE; this is translated from the coding sequence GTGGCGAATTATTCACAGTACTGGCGCCAAGCCTGGCGGATCGGCCTGCAGGTAGGGGCTGCTTTATTCCTGACGTCCATTGCCTGGGTACTGGTGTACCGCTGGGTGTCGCCGCCGGCCACCTGGCTGATGCTGGAGCGCCGGGCCCACGCTCCGGTTGGCAAGGGCTACTACGGCATCCGGGAGGAAGGCCGCCGCATCAGCTACGATTTCAAGGGCCTCGACGAGGTGTCGCCCCACGTGCCCCTGGCTCTGATTGCGGCCGAAGACCAGCTGTTTCTCAAGCACCACGGCTTCGACTTCAACGCCCTGCAGAAGGCCGTAAAAACCAACATGCAGGACGGTCATAAGCTGGTAGGCGGCAGCACGATTTCGCAGCAGGTGGCCAAAAACGTGTTCTTATGGCACGGCCGCAGCTACGTACGCAAGGCCGCCGAGGCGTATTTTACCATGCTCATCGAACTGCTCTGGGACAAGCGCCGCATCATGGAAATGTACCTGAGCGTGGCCGAAATGGGCGACTGTACTTTCGGGGTGGAAGCGGCTTCCCAGCGGTATTTTCACAAGCCAGCCAGCCAAGTGACGCCCGCCGAAGCAGCCTTGCTGGCGGGCGTGCTGCCCAATCCGCTACGGTTTCGGGCCAGCAACCCCGGCCCCGCAGCCCGGGCCAAGCAGCGCCGCGTGATGCGCAACATGCGCCGCCTGGGCGGCACGACCTACGTGCGCGAGCTAATTGAAGAATAA
- a CDS encoding DNA topoisomerase IB yields MPTTAAPRPKVKKKHLLPLEEAHDLYKDPARQAELAGLRYLPDTKAGITRKAGRTGSFSYVDAKGDKVTDEKTLSRIGSFVIPPAWTDVWIAPSANAHLQVTGRDAKGRKQYIYHPAWDQARSLTKFSRLRAFGDKLPELRQRIQHDLKRPKLDREKVIALVLTLMDQSFIRVGNKEYAKKNKSYGLTTLRDRHVQVAGDEVHFTFVGKKGVPHDVSLHDRKLARLVQKCKEIPGQHLFQYYAPDGHRAELESGDVNEYLQQVTGLPLSAKDFRTWGGTVKMVECLESVLNQEPELPKDKVLKRAVKDVAAGLGNTPTVCSKYYIHPQVVELFHSDKLIDYLRRHDANPAENDLLTPTEHMVLDMLQEVDKVR; encoded by the coding sequence ATGCCTACCACTGCCGCGCCCCGCCCCAAAGTCAAGAAAAAACACCTGCTGCCCCTGGAGGAAGCCCACGATTTGTACAAAGACCCCGCCCGGCAGGCCGAACTGGCCGGCCTGCGCTATCTGCCCGATACCAAAGCCGGCATTACCCGCAAAGCCGGGCGCACGGGCTCGTTTTCATATGTAGATGCCAAGGGCGACAAAGTCACCGACGAGAAGACGCTCAGCCGCATCGGTAGCTTCGTGATTCCGCCGGCCTGGACCGACGTCTGGATTGCCCCCTCAGCCAATGCCCACCTGCAGGTAACCGGGCGCGACGCCAAGGGCCGCAAGCAGTACATCTACCATCCGGCCTGGGACCAGGCGCGCAGCCTGACCAAGTTCAGCCGCCTGCGTGCCTTCGGCGACAAGCTGCCCGAGCTGCGCCAGCGCATCCAGCACGACTTGAAGCGCCCCAAGCTGGACCGGGAGAAGGTCATTGCCTTGGTGCTCACCCTCATGGACCAGTCCTTTATCCGGGTGGGCAACAAGGAATACGCCAAAAAGAACAAAAGCTACGGCCTGACCACCCTGCGTGACCGGCACGTGCAGGTGGCCGGCGACGAGGTGCATTTCACCTTCGTAGGCAAAAAAGGCGTGCCCCACGACGTCAGCCTGCACGACCGGAAACTGGCCCGCCTGGTGCAGAAATGCAAGGAAATTCCCGGCCAGCACCTGTTCCAGTACTACGCCCCCGACGGGCACCGCGCCGAGCTGGAATCAGGCGACGTGAACGAGTACCTGCAGCAGGTGACTGGTTTGCCGTTGTCGGCCAAAGACTTCCGGACCTGGGGCGGTACGGTAAAAATGGTGGAGTGCCTCGAGTCGGTCCTGAATCAGGAGCCGGAGCTGCCCAAGGACAAGGTGCTGAAACGGGCGGTGAAAGACGTAGCGGCGGGCCTGGGCAATACGCCCACCGTGTGCAGCAAGTACTACATTCATCCGCAGGTAGTCGAGCTGTTCCATTCCGACAAGCTCATCGACTACCTGCGCCGCCACGACGCCAACCCCGCCGAAAATGACCTGCTCACGCCCACCGAGCACATGGTGCTCGACATGCTGCAGGAAGTCGATAAGGTCAGGTAA
- a CDS encoding M48 family metalloprotease has protein sequence MHRSFLKPLFLVGFAAASFGAASCSKDGDGVVLFSVQDDIALGDSVAQQTDELMRTNPTQYGRLLDRANNAEAYRALDNVVNTVLNNGKLTYRNEFVWDVKIVQKDDKNAFATPGGHIYVYTGLIKYLDRESQLAGVLGHEIAHADRRHTSKQLQTQYGIDFLLSLVLGNNPNQLAQIAAGLGQLKFSRDAESEADQYSVIYLQNTSYTCDGAAGFFIKAQAEGPSSTPAFLSTHPDPDNRISSIQAKAKELGCVKSTESDTNLTTLKRVLP, from the coding sequence ATGCATCGTTCATTCCTCAAGCCTTTATTCCTGGTTGGGTTTGCGGCGGCTTCCTTTGGTGCCGCTTCCTGCTCAAAAGATGGCGACGGCGTCGTCTTATTCTCGGTTCAGGACGATATTGCTCTTGGTGACTCAGTAGCTCAACAAACCGATGAGCTCATGCGCACTAACCCCACTCAGTACGGCCGGCTGCTGGACCGTGCCAACAACGCTGAAGCTTACCGGGCCCTCGACAACGTGGTTAACACGGTACTTAACAACGGCAAGCTTACTTACCGCAACGAGTTCGTCTGGGACGTGAAGATTGTGCAGAAGGACGATAAAAATGCCTTTGCCACGCCCGGCGGCCACATCTACGTGTACACCGGCCTGATTAAGTACCTCGACCGGGAGTCGCAGCTGGCCGGGGTGCTGGGCCACGAAATTGCCCACGCCGACCGCCGTCACACTTCCAAGCAGCTCCAGACCCAGTATGGCATCGATTTTCTGCTGAGCCTGGTGCTGGGCAACAATCCCAACCAGCTGGCGCAAATAGCGGCCGGCCTGGGCCAGCTCAAGTTTAGCCGCGACGCGGAAAGCGAAGCCGACCAGTACTCGGTAATCTACCTACAGAACACGTCCTACACCTGCGACGGCGCGGCTGGCTTCTTTATCAAGGCGCAAGCCGAAGGTCCTAGTAGCACGCCTGCCTTCCTGAGCACCCACCCCGACCCCGACAACCGTATTTCTTCTATTCAGGCCAAAGCCAAAGAGCTGGGCTGCGTGAAATCGACGGAATCGGACACGAACCTGACTACGCTCAAGCGTGTGCTGCCCTAA